A single region of the Salvia miltiorrhiza cultivar Shanhuang (shh) chromosome 8, IMPLAD_Smil_shh, whole genome shotgun sequence genome encodes:
- the LOC131000123 gene encoding uncharacterized protein LOC131000123 isoform X1, whose protein sequence is MNSCPKGHPSYGSNRKNRSWQCDGDIESKRVRILRERAQNTTQRRSVCASSGEGVAEVRSQTVQVSDGLVINRPEIGARRPLRRLCGRQTLLDLLLKAQSERKRELVSLSEQKPVSDFAHRNRIQALLRGRFLRNGRLVVDERPSSVAATELGYLRQRQTVSDLREGFLSKLETGSASVNSAGSDSCSNDGNKDEAESTCTEGGVTGNRIAANLEGTTTDGNMNMQELEVQIDEAEEPVLVNEGCQGDVSLCAESATSVEESVLVIEARQDGVRSLVDHEHINVTFNDESLLGYAGVNCSSSELYNENYESISGISSVDEVVDGTTGLEGNTNGEFDSHDVSVEAEVYQDPVTEIEESIGQNVNTVAFTDGSRQDRDRSWEERASSQSFPGPSGNNVEEQDQMQDSHDWPNHDLQEAIDSWLDMPSSEARESVREVDTSYFLDDDNVNSMELRELFSRRRVSSLLQSSFRESLDQVLQSHVERLGHASVDWELETASFPSHIEQDPEQQNGDQFPVPSESAERNPFTQSSTLFEASQQLWNGDLQVTDWARHYLNQQFGTEWEVINELRIDMARLQQRMNDMQGMLEAFMDMQVELQRSLHQEVSAALNRSISSGDAANDNQIHTESQWDHVKRGICCLCQQSKIDSLLYRCGHMCTCTNCAENLIQSQGKCPMCCAPAVEAVRAYFVQ, encoded by the exons ATGAATAGTTGTCCTAAGGGTCATCCATCTTATGGATCCAATCGCAAAAACCGTTCATGGCAATGTGATGGTGATATTGAATCTAAAAGGGTAAGAATTCTCAGAGAACGGGCACAGAATACTACCCAGCGGAGAAGTGTCTGTGCGTCATCTGGAGAGGGAGTTGCTGAAGTTAGGTCTCAAACTGTGCAGGTGAGTGATGGATTGGTAATTAATCGTCCAGAGATTGGTGCACGAAGGCCTCTTCGTAGGTTATGTGGGAGACAGACTCTTCTTGACCTTCTCTTGAAGGCTCAAagtgaaagaaaaagagaacttGTAAGCCTGTCAGAGCAGAAACCCGTGTCTGATTTTGCTCACCGTAATCGCATTCAG GCGCTTCTCAGAGGTAGGTTCCTAAGAAATGGAAGACTGGTGGTGGATGAAAGACCATCTTCAGTGGCTGCCACTGAACTGGGTTATCTTAGACAAAGACAAACAGTTTCCGACCTTAG GGAAGGATTCCTCTCCAAGTTGGAAACTGGATCTGCTTCAGTGAACAGTGCTGGGTCCGATTCTTGTTCTAATGATGGAAATAAGGATGAAGCTGAGTCTACTTGCACTGAAGGGGGAGTTACTGGAAATCGTATAGCTGCAAACTTGGAAGGTACCACCACAGATGGAAACATGAATATGCAAGAACTTGAAGTACAAATTGATGAAGCAGAGGAGCCTGTTTTGGTTAATGAAGGATGCCAAGGAGATGTGTCACTTTGTGCTGAAAGTGCTACTAGTGTAGAGGAATCTGTTTTGGTGATTGAAGCGAGGCAGGATGGAGTACGTAGTCTTGTTGACCATGAACATATAAATGTCACATTTAACGATGAATCGTTGTTAGGATATGCGGGCGTAAACTGCAGTAGCTCTGAGCTATATAATGAAAATTATGAATCGATAAGTGGTATAAGTTCGGTTGATGAAGTAGTTGATGGTACTACTGGCTTGGAAGGAAACACAAATGGGGAATTTGATTCACACGATGTTTCAGTTGAAGCCGAAGTATACCAAGATCCAGTAACTGAGATTGAAGAAAGTATCGGGCAAAATGTAAACACTGTTGCGTTTACTGATGGTAGCAGACAAGACAGGGACAGAAGTTGGGAAGAAAGAGCCTCTAGTCAATCATTTCCTGGACCATCTGGTAACAATGTTGAAGAGCAAGATCAGATGCAAGATTCTCATGACTGGCCGAACCATGATTTGCAAGAGGCTATTGACAGTTGGTTAGACATGCCTTCTAGTGAGGCCAGAGAATCTGTTAGAGAAGTTGATACATCTTATTTCCTTGACGATGACAATGTTAACAGTATGGAACTGAGGGAGCTTTTCAGCCG GAGACGTGTATCTAGCCTTCTCCAAAGCAGTTTTCGTGAGAGTCTAGATCAGGTGTTACAGTCTCATGTAGAAAGGCTTGGTCATGCTTCTGTTGATTGGGAACTGGAGACTGCATCCTTTCCTTCTCATATTGAGCAAGATCCTGAACAGCAAAATGGTGATCAATTTCCGGTTCCTTCTGAAAGTGCGGAAAGAAACCCATTCACTCAGTCTTCAACGCTTTTTGAGGCATCCCAGCAACTTTGGAACGGGGATTTGCAGGTTACAGATTGGGCACGCCATTACTTAAATCAGCAGTTTGGAACA GAGTGGGAGGTCATTAATGAGTTAAGGATTGACATGGCTAGGCTTCAGCAGAGGATGAACGATATGCAAGGTATGCTGGAAGCTTTCATGGACATGCAAGTAGAGTTGCAGCGTTCGTTGCATCAAGAGGTTTCTGCAGCTTTAAATAGGTCAATCTCTTCAGGAG ATGCAGCCAACGACAACCAGATTCACACTGAATCTCAATGGGATCATGTCAAGAGAGGAATTTGCTGCCTATGTCAGCAGAGTAAAATTGATTCCTTGCTCTACAG GTGTGGGCACATGTGCACCTGTACAAATTGTGCAGAAAATCTGATTCAGTCTCAGGGAAAGTGTCCGATGTGCTGTGCCCCGGCAGTAGAAGCTGTCCGCGCCTACTTCGTCCAGTAA
- the LOC131000123 gene encoding uncharacterized protein LOC131000123 isoform X2: MNSCPKGHPSYGSNRKNRSWQCDGDIESKRVSDGLVINRPEIGARRPLRRLCGRQTLLDLLLKAQSERKRELVSLSEQKPVSDFAHRNRIQALLRGRFLRNGRLVVDERPSSVAATELGYLRQRQTVSDLREGFLSKLETGSASVNSAGSDSCSNDGNKDEAESTCTEGGVTGNRIAANLEGTTTDGNMNMQELEVQIDEAEEPVLVNEGCQGDVSLCAESATSVEESVLVIEARQDGVRSLVDHEHINVTFNDESLLGYAGVNCSSSELYNENYESISGISSVDEVVDGTTGLEGNTNGEFDSHDVSVEAEVYQDPVTEIEESIGQNVNTVAFTDGSRQDRDRSWEERASSQSFPGPSGNNVEEQDQMQDSHDWPNHDLQEAIDSWLDMPSSEARESVREVDTSYFLDDDNVNSMELRELFSRRRVSSLLQSSFRESLDQVLQSHVERLGHASVDWELETASFPSHIEQDPEQQNGDQFPVPSESAERNPFTQSSTLFEASQQLWNGDLQVTDWARHYLNQQFGTEWEVINELRIDMARLQQRMNDMQGMLEAFMDMQVELQRSLHQEVSAALNRSISSGDAANDNQIHTESQWDHVKRGICCLCQQSKIDSLLYRCGHMCTCTNCAENLIQSQGKCPMCCAPAVEAVRAYFVQ, encoded by the exons ATGAATAGTTGTCCTAAGGGTCATCCATCTTATGGATCCAATCGCAAAAACCGTTCATGGCAATGTGATGGTGATATTGAATCTAAAAGG GTGAGTGATGGATTGGTAATTAATCGTCCAGAGATTGGTGCACGAAGGCCTCTTCGTAGGTTATGTGGGAGACAGACTCTTCTTGACCTTCTCTTGAAGGCTCAAagtgaaagaaaaagagaacttGTAAGCCTGTCAGAGCAGAAACCCGTGTCTGATTTTGCTCACCGTAATCGCATTCAG GCGCTTCTCAGAGGTAGGTTCCTAAGAAATGGAAGACTGGTGGTGGATGAAAGACCATCTTCAGTGGCTGCCACTGAACTGGGTTATCTTAGACAAAGACAAACAGTTTCCGACCTTAG GGAAGGATTCCTCTCCAAGTTGGAAACTGGATCTGCTTCAGTGAACAGTGCTGGGTCCGATTCTTGTTCTAATGATGGAAATAAGGATGAAGCTGAGTCTACTTGCACTGAAGGGGGAGTTACTGGAAATCGTATAGCTGCAAACTTGGAAGGTACCACCACAGATGGAAACATGAATATGCAAGAACTTGAAGTACAAATTGATGAAGCAGAGGAGCCTGTTTTGGTTAATGAAGGATGCCAAGGAGATGTGTCACTTTGTGCTGAAAGTGCTACTAGTGTAGAGGAATCTGTTTTGGTGATTGAAGCGAGGCAGGATGGAGTACGTAGTCTTGTTGACCATGAACATATAAATGTCACATTTAACGATGAATCGTTGTTAGGATATGCGGGCGTAAACTGCAGTAGCTCTGAGCTATATAATGAAAATTATGAATCGATAAGTGGTATAAGTTCGGTTGATGAAGTAGTTGATGGTACTACTGGCTTGGAAGGAAACACAAATGGGGAATTTGATTCACACGATGTTTCAGTTGAAGCCGAAGTATACCAAGATCCAGTAACTGAGATTGAAGAAAGTATCGGGCAAAATGTAAACACTGTTGCGTTTACTGATGGTAGCAGACAAGACAGGGACAGAAGTTGGGAAGAAAGAGCCTCTAGTCAATCATTTCCTGGACCATCTGGTAACAATGTTGAAGAGCAAGATCAGATGCAAGATTCTCATGACTGGCCGAACCATGATTTGCAAGAGGCTATTGACAGTTGGTTAGACATGCCTTCTAGTGAGGCCAGAGAATCTGTTAGAGAAGTTGATACATCTTATTTCCTTGACGATGACAATGTTAACAGTATGGAACTGAGGGAGCTTTTCAGCCG GAGACGTGTATCTAGCCTTCTCCAAAGCAGTTTTCGTGAGAGTCTAGATCAGGTGTTACAGTCTCATGTAGAAAGGCTTGGTCATGCTTCTGTTGATTGGGAACTGGAGACTGCATCCTTTCCTTCTCATATTGAGCAAGATCCTGAACAGCAAAATGGTGATCAATTTCCGGTTCCTTCTGAAAGTGCGGAAAGAAACCCATTCACTCAGTCTTCAACGCTTTTTGAGGCATCCCAGCAACTTTGGAACGGGGATTTGCAGGTTACAGATTGGGCACGCCATTACTTAAATCAGCAGTTTGGAACA GAGTGGGAGGTCATTAATGAGTTAAGGATTGACATGGCTAGGCTTCAGCAGAGGATGAACGATATGCAAGGTATGCTGGAAGCTTTCATGGACATGCAAGTAGAGTTGCAGCGTTCGTTGCATCAAGAGGTTTCTGCAGCTTTAAATAGGTCAATCTCTTCAGGAG ATGCAGCCAACGACAACCAGATTCACACTGAATCTCAATGGGATCATGTCAAGAGAGGAATTTGCTGCCTATGTCAGCAGAGTAAAATTGATTCCTTGCTCTACAG GTGTGGGCACATGTGCACCTGTACAAATTGTGCAGAAAATCTGATTCAGTCTCAGGGAAAGTGTCCGATGTGCTGTGCCCCGGCAGTAGAAGCTGTCCGCGCCTACTTCGTCCAGTAA
- the LOC131000124 gene encoding RING-H2 finger protein ATL57-like — protein sequence MNPLTCRKLLQPNNASQVAAPLSPTPAATNNSSSSAAAAAYRRQLDSSIALTIIVLLTAFFFIGLLSFFIRRSSSAAAPREGGAEAAASLPVVAYRKQQMTEECAICLSEFEEGETIKLIPYCGHVFHAECLDTWLQLHVTCPLCRSHQLFNKDS from the coding sequence ATGAACCCCCTCACGTGCAGAAAACTCCTCCAACCAAACAATGCTTCCCAAGTCGCCGCCCCTCTCTCCCCCACCCCCGCCGCAACGAACaactcctcctcctccgccgccgccgccgcataCAGAAGACAGCTGGACTCCTCCATTGCCCTAACGATTATTGTCCTTCTCACCGCCTTCTTCTTCATAGGGCTACTGTCCTTCTTCATCCGCcgctcctcctccgccgccgcgccACGTGAAGGCGgcgcggaggcggcggcgtctcTGCCGGTGGTGGCGTACAGGAAGCAGCAGATGACGGAGGAGTGCGCCATCTGCTTGAGCGAGTTCGAGGAGGGAGAGACCATCAAGCTCATCCCGTATTGTGGTCACGTGTTCCATGCCGAATGCCTTGACACGTGGCTCCAGCTGCACGTGACCTGCCCCCTCTGTAGGTCTCACCAGCTTTTCAACAAGGATTCTTGA
- the LOC131000125 gene encoding uncharacterized protein LOC131000125 has protein sequence MAPKRRPGRAVVTAKKVVKETVEVVVTRPPAAGGGERVKLVSSSRTANENVEVVTSSLTDENNQDDDETQPYEPETAPAPPPQEAGMRGTRKRKAAEDGGAKKRARRRLGGGGVEGYKRYLFKVMKQVHPEMGISGKAMTIVNNLMVDMFERIAEEAARLQKYTGRRTLSAREIQGAVKLVLPGELGKHAVAEGTKAVTNYISYTTAR, from the coding sequence ATGGCACCGAAGAGGCGGCCGGGCAGGGCGGTGGTGACTGCGAAGAAAGTGGTGAAGGAGACCGTGGAAGTGGTGGTCACCCGGCCGCCGGCGGCGGGAGGCGGCGAGAGAGTGAAACTGGTTTCCTCTTCCCGAACCGCGAACGAGAATGTGGAGGTCGTCACCTCCTCCCTCACCGACGAGAACAACCAAGACGACGACGAGACGCAGCCTTACGAGCCGGAAACCGCCCCCGCTCCGCCGCCGCAGGAGGCGGGGATGAGAGGGACGCGGAAGAGGAAAGCGGCTGAAGACGGCGGCGCGAAGAAGCGCGCGAGGAGGAgactcggcggcggcggcgtggaAGGGTACAAGAGGTATCTTTTCAAGGTGATGAAGCAGGTGCACCCGGAGATGGGGATCTCCGGCAAGGCCATGACGATCGTGAACAACTTGATGGTGGACATGTTCGAGCGGATAGCGGAGGAGGCGGCGCGGCTGCAGAAGTATACGGGGCGGCGGACGCTGTCGGCAAGGGAGATCCAGGGCGCCGTCAAGCTGGTGCTGCCGGGGGAGTTGGGGAAGCATGCTGTTGCTGAGGGCACAAAGGCTGTCACTAACTACATTTCGTATACTACTGCTAGATGA
- the LOC131000127 gene encoding cyclin-dependent protein kinase inhibitor SIM-like, with protein MSQHPSTNRANPDRVDEIEDGYETPTSEEHRIPPVCLDCPPPPPRKRKRFFMDRRISIGKVVLRGSRIVEEEELESFFELLESQSPPPPPPPLPEPESESEPEQDTSPKKIRSHQ; from the coding sequence ATGTCCCAACATCCTAGTACAAATCGAGCAAATCCCGATCGCGTCGACGAGATCGAGGACGGATACGAAACTCCGACGTCGGAGGAGCACAGGATTCCGCCGGTGTGTTTGGACtgcccgccgccgccgccgaggaAGCGGAAGAGATTCTTCATGGATAGAAGGATTAGTATTGGGAAAGTGGTGTTGAGGGGTAGTAGGATTGTGGAGGAGGAGGAGTTAGAGTCATTCTTTGAGTTGCTTGAATCTCaatctccaccgccgccgccgccgccgctgccggagCCGGAGTCGGAGTCGGAGCCTGAGCAGGATACAAGTCCCAAGAAGATACGTTCTCAtcagtga
- the LOC131000128 gene encoding vacuolar protein sorting-associated protein 41 homolog: MSPKPSENGIEGDDEREEESEEDNYDEEAEAEAEEEEEPRLKYQRMGGSVPTLLQSDGGDAASCIAVAERMIALGTHSGSVHILDFLGNQVKEFIAHTAAVNDLCFDIEGEYIGSCSDDGSVVINSLFTEERLKFEYHRPMKAIALDPDYVRKASRRFVTGGLAGHLYYNVKKWIGYRDQVLHSGEGPIHSVKWRNNLIAWANDAGVKVYDAANDQRLTFIERPRGSPRPELLLPHLVWQDDNLLVIGWGTSIKIVSIRNNQNKGANGTFTHLQMSSLNKVDIVASFQTSYFISGIAPFGDSLVILAYIPVEEDGEKDFSSTIPSRQGNAQRPEVRVVTQNNDELSTDALPIHGFEHYKAKDYSLAHAPFSVDAGCSYSGGQWAAGNEPLYYIVSPKDVVIAKPRDSEDHISWLLQHGWHEKALAAVEAGQGRSELHEEVKLKYLDSLIVEHKYAEAASHCPKLLRGSAAWERWVFHFAHLRQLPVLVPYIPTENPRLRDTAYEVALVALATNPSFHKDLLSIIRTWPHNIYSASPVISAIEPQLNTSSSTDALREALAELYVIDGQYEKAFSLYADLMKPDLFDFIDKHNLHDGIQEKVAQLMMIDCKRAIPLFIQHRDIISPSDVVSQLMAAKTKSDYRQFLHLYLHSLFESNPHAGRDFHDMQVELYADYDPKMLLPFLRSSQHYTLEKAHEICVRRGLLKEQVFILGRMGNAKQALTVIINKLGDIEEAIEFVSNQHDDELWEELIKQCMNKPEMVGVLLEHTVGNLDPLYIVNRVPNGLEIPRLRDRLVKIITDYRTETSLRHGCNDILKADCVNLLIKCYKEARRAIYLGNEEDESHSKRDNKNSASQPAGRSVTVKTTEVKSKSRCGSRCCICFDPFSIQDVAIYAFFCCHAYHETCLSDSIISISRQTKPATRPPQDNLPYYSENGDDNDDDDDSVDDARIRCILCTTAAG, from the exons ATGTCACCGAAGCCGTCGGAGAACGGAATCGAGGGCGATGACGAGCGAGAAGAGGAATCTGAAGAAGACAACTACGAcgaggaggcggaggcggaggcggaggaggaggaggagccgCGCCTCAAGTACCAGCGGATGGGCGGCAGCGTCCCTACTCTCCTACAGAGCGACGGCGGCGACGCGGCCTCCTGCATCGCCGTCGCCGAGCGCATGATCGCTCTCGGCACTCACTCCGGCTCCGTCCACATTCTCGATTTCCTCGGGAATCAA GTTAAAGAATTTATTGCTCATACTGCTGCAGTTAATGATCTTTGCTTCGATATCGAAGGTGAATATATTGGAAGCTGCTCCGATGATGGTTCTGTTGTAATAAATAGTCTTTTTACTGAGGAAAGATTGAAATTTGAGTATCATCGTCCTATGAAGGCAATTGCTTTAGACCCAGATTATGTGAGGAAAGCATCCAGAAGATTTGTTACTGGAGGTTTAGCTGGGCATTTATATTATAACGTGAAGAAATGGATAGGCTATCGAGACCAG GTTTTGCATTCTGGTGAAGGCCCAATTCATTCAGTAAAGTGGAGAAATAATCTCATTGCATGGGCTAATGATGCTGGTGTAAAAGTTTATGATGCTGCTAACGATCAACGATTAACATTCATAGAAAGACCAAGAGGAAGCCCACGTCCTGAGCTTCTGCTTCCCCATTTAGTTTGGCAG GATGACAATTTGCTGGTCATTGGATGGGGAACATCTATTAAAATAGTATCTATAAGAAACAATCAGAATAAAGGCGCCAATGGCACTTTTACGCATTTGCAAATGTCTAGCTTGAACAAGGTGGATATTGTGGCGTCTTTTCAAACCAGCTATTTCATTTCAGGGATTGCACCCTTTGGTGATTCTTTGGTTATTCTAGCATATATCCCTGTGGAAGAAGACGGGGAGAAGGACTTCAGCAGTACTATTCCGTCACGTCAG GGAAATGCTCAGAGACCTGAAGTACGAGTTGTCACTCAGAACAATGATGAACTGTCAACTGATGCACTGCCCATACATGGCTTTGAGCATTACAAGGCCAAAGATTATTCACTTGCACATGCTCCTTTCTCAG TTGATGCTGGTTGCAGCTATTCAGGTGGCCAGTGGGCTGCTGGCAATGAACCCTTGTACTATATCGTGTCCCCCAAGGATGTAGTTATTGCTAAGCCTAG GGATTCTGAAGATCACATATCTTGGCTACTCCAGCATGGATGGCATGAGAAAGCCTTGGCAGCAGTTGAAGCTGGTCAGGGTCGAAGTGAGCTTCATGAGGAG GTTAAATTAAAATATCTTGACAGTCTGATTGTGGAACATAAATATGCTGAAGCGGCATCTCACTGTCCCAAATTACTGCGTGGATCAGCTGCATGGGAAAG GTGGGTTTTCCATTTTGCTCATCTCCGTCAGCTTCCTGTATTAGTTCCCTACATACCAACAGAAAATCCAAGGTTACGTGATACTGCCTATGAG GTTGCTCTTGTTGCTTTGGCGACGAATCCATCATTCCACAAAGATCTCCTGTCTATTATTAGAACCTGGCCACATAATATATATTCTGCTTCGCCTGTTATCTCAGCTATAGAACCACAGCTAAATACGTCATCATCAACTGATGCTCTCAGAGAG GCTCTGGCTGAGTTGTATGTGATTGATGGACAATATGAGAAGGCCTTCAGCTTGTATGCAGAT CTTATGAAGCCGGATTTATTCGACTTCATTGACAAGCACAATTTGCATGATGGCATTCAAGAAAAG GTTGCCCAGCTTATGATGATAGACTGTAAACGTGCAATTCCACTGTTTATCCAGCACAGAGACATCATAAGCCCATCTGATGTAGTTTCACAACTTATGGCTGCAAAGACTAAGAGTGATTACCGACAGTTTTTACATCTCTATCTTCATTCATTGTTTGAGTCAAATCCTCATGCTGGGAGGGATTTCCATGACATGCAG GTTGAACTGTATGCTGATTATGATCCAAAAATGCTGCTTCCCTTTCTACGGAGTAGTCAGCATTATACATTGGAAAAG GCTCATGAAATTTGTGTCAGAAGAGGACTTTTGAAAGAGCAAGTTTTCATCCTTGGAAGAATGGGAAATGCAAAACAAGCATTGACAGTAATCATTAACAAACTGGGTGATATAGAAGAG GCCATTGAATTTGTAAGTAATCAACACGATGATGAACTCTGGGAAGAGCTGATTAAGCAGTGTATGAACAAACCTGAGATG GTAGGGGTATTATTGGAACATACTGTTGGCAATCTTGATCCCCTGTATATTGTAAACAGAGTGCCCAATGGCTTGGAGATACCTCG GCTGCGAGACCGTCTAGTCAAAATCATCACTGACTACAGGACTGAAACTTCTCTCAGACATGGATGTAACGATATTCTCAAG GCAGATTGTGTTAACTTACTGATCAAGTGCTACAAGGAAGCAAGGCGAGCTATATACTTAGGCAACGAGGAAGATGAGTCCCACAGCAAACGTGATAATAAAAACAGTGCTTCTCAGCCGGCTGGGAGATCCGTCACTGTCAAAACAACCGAGGTCAAGTCCAAAAGCAGGTGCGGCTCAAGGTGTTGCATTTGCTTCGATCCATTCTCCATACAGGATGTGGCGATATACGCTTTCTTTTGCTGTCATGCATACCACGAGACATGTCTCTCGGATTCCATCATCTCGATCAGTAGACAAACGAAGCCAGCAACCCGCCCTCCTCAGGACAACCTCCCGTATTACAGTGAAAACGGTGATGACaatgatgacgatgatgacaGTGTTGACGATGCTCGGATACGTTGTATCTTGTGTACAACTGCGGCTGGTTGA